TTCGTGCTCGACGACAAGATGGTGATCAAGCGCCTGAAGTTCGAGGAGCTGCTGCAAGAGCAAGCCGAGCAGGATGGTGGCGACGAGGCCCAGCAACAGTTCGACGCCAGCTTCCTGCTGATGATGATGACCTTCACCGAGTTCCTGCCGGTGCTGTTCGAAGCACTCGGCGGCGAAGAGATCCCGCAGGGGGTCTGACCCTTCAGGCCGGCGCGGCCCAGCGGCGCCGGCTGAACTTCAGCCGCACCCGCAGCCTTCGATGCTGTTCCTGCGCCAGGGCGTCCTTGGGGATGCACTGGCTCTGGCTGAACCATTGCCCCTTGCGCACGAAGCGCAGCACTACCACCGCGGGCAAGGCAACGCTGTCACGGCATAGGCGCGCCGGCTGCCACCCCCGGGCACGACTGTATATATGCCAACCACGCGGCTCACGACGCAGGCCGGTGATCGCGTCAGGGTGGGACAACAGGATTCGGCGGGGAATGGCCCAGCAGGCGTGGGCAAGGCAGGCAATGACCAGCAGGCCCTTCAGCCAACCGGGCAGCGCGACCACGACGCCGGCGATGAGCGCCAGCGCCAGGCAGGCGAGGTAGGCCGCCAGCAACAGGCGTGAGCCCTGCCAACGGCACTCGAAACAATCACTTGGGCTGGACACGATCCAGGATGATGCGGACCATGCGCTGCAGCTCCGGGTCTTCGGACTCGGTACGCTCCATGAACCAGCCGAACATGTCCTGGTCCTCGCAGGTCAGCAGGCGACGGTACAGCTCGCGGTCCGCTTCGCTCAGGCTCGGGTAGACTTCCTGGGTGAACGGTACCAGCAGCACGTCCAGTTCCAGCATGCCGCGACGGCTGTGCCAGAAAAGCCGATTGAGTTCAGTTTGTTCGACCATGGGGCCCTCCTCGAATGGTCGCGCAGTATACCGCGCAGCGAATGAAGCGGCACAAGGCGTTGGTCTACTCACCTACCTATTTTGTTACCGGCGTTCTATGATGGCCGCCAGTCTTTTAGCTACCGCGATGACCCATGGCCGATTCCGCTTTCTTCTGTTCCCTCTCCCATGAGGGCATCCTCGCCGTCCGCGGCTCCGACGCCGGCAAGTTCCTGCAGGGTCAACTGACCTGCAACATCAGCTACCTCAGCGAAGCCCATGCGAGCCTTGGTGCCCGCTGCATGGTCAAGGGCCGCATGCAGTCGAGCTTCCGTATCCTGCCCGAGGGCAACGGCTACCTGCTGGCCATGGCCAGCGAGCTGCTCGAGGCGCAGTTGGCCGACCTGAAGAAGTACGCGGTGTTCTCCAAGGCCACGCTGAGCGACGACAGCGCCGCCTGGGCGCGCTTCGGCTTGCAGGACGGCGACGCGGCCCAGCAGGCGCTGAGCCTGAGCGTGGCGGACGAGGCCGGCGCGACCGCGCGTCATGATGGCCTGATCGCCATCCGCGCCTCGGCTGGCCGGGTCGAACTGTGGGCGCCTGCCGAGCGGGCCAGCGCCGTGCGCGAGGCGCTCGCCGCCGCGCTGCCGGAGGGCACGCTCAACGACTGGCTGCTTGGCCAGGTGCGCGCCGGCATCGGCCAGGTCATGGGCCCGACCCGCGAGCTGTTCATCCCGCAGATGATCAACCTGCAGGCCGTCGATGGCGTGAGCTTCAAGAAGGGCTGCTACACCGGCCAGGAGATCGTCGCCCGCATGCAGTACCTGGGTAAGCTCAAGCGCCGCCAGTATCGCCTGGCACTGGCCGAGACAGCGGTACCCGAGCCGGGCGCCGAGATCTTCTCGCCAACCCACGGCTCGTCGGTCGGCGAGGTGGTGATCGCTGCCAGCAGCGGCAGCGCCGTCGAACTGCTGGCGGTGCTCAGCGCCGACGCGGTGGCAGACGACAACCTACACCTGGGCAGCCTCGAAGGCCCGCGCCTGACGCTGCTCGACCTGCCTTACGAACTGGACCGCGACCGGGAAATCCAGCGCTGACCAGCCCGCCCCGGCTTCACGCCGGGGCTGCACCACCTTTGCCGTAGAGAAGTCCATGAACAAGCTGGCCGAGAAGGTCCAAGCGCAATTGCTCGCCGCCATCGACCGGGACGACCTGGTCCTGCCGACGCTTCCGGAAGTTGCCCTGAGCATTCGCGAAGCCGCCGAAGACAGCGAGATCAGCGTGTCCGCCTTGAGCAAGGTGATCGGCCGCGACGCCGCGCTGTCGGCGCGCCTGATCAAGGTGGTCAACAGCCCTCTGCTGCGCGCCGCCGTCGAAGTCACCGATCTGCACACCGCGATCACCCGCCTGGGCATCAACTACAGCTGCAACCTGGCCATCGGCCTGGTGATCGAGCAGATCTTCCATGCCCGCGCCCCGGCGGTCGAACACAAGCTGCGCGATATCTGGGCCAACAGCCTGGATGTGGCGGGCATCAGCTATGAACTGTGCCGACGCTACACCCAACTCAAGCCCGACCAGGCCACCCTCGGCGGCCTGGTGCATCAGATCGGCGCGTTGCCGGTGCTGATCTATGCCGAGGAGCACAACGAGCTGCTGTCCGACCCGATCTGCCTGCATTTCGTGATCGAGCAGATCCAGCCAGTGCTGGGCGACAAGATCCTCAGCGCCTGGGAGTTCCCCGAGCAGCTGGTCAACCTGCCCAGCCAGGTGCAGGACCTGGACCGGCGCACCGACCAGATCGACTACATCGACATCGTCCAGATCGCCCGCTGCATCAGCCAGCGCGAGCGCAGCCGGCCACTGGCCGCCCTGCCCGCCTACCGGCACCTGGGGCTGCCCTACGGCACCGAGCTGGATATCGCCGAACTGCTGGATGCGCGGAGCATGTTGCGCTGAATCGGCAGGGCTGCTCGCGGGGCAAGCCCCGCGATAGCCGACATCAATCCGCGATAAAACTCACCCGCACCTTCAACCCGCCGCGCTCGCCGTCATGCAGGCTGATCTGCGCCAGGTGCGCCCGGCAGATCTCGCCGACGATGGCCAGCCCCAGCCCGCTGCCCTGGGCGCTGCGCCGGTAGAAACGCTCGAACACCCGCTCACGCTCATCCTCGGGAATTCCCGGCCCGTCGTCCTCGACTTCGAGCACAGCCGGCGCCAGGACCCGCAGCACCACATCACCGCCGGGCGGGGTGTGGGCCAGGGCATTGTCAACCAGGTTGCTGAGCAGCTCGTTGAGCAAGGTCGGTTCGCCCTTGAGCCACACCGGCGCCTCGGCCTCCAGCGCCAGGGCAACGCCGCGGGCGTGGGCCAGCGGCGCCATCGCCATGCCCAGCTCGCGGGCCAGCTGGCTCAGGTCCAGGCGCTGGGCACCACCCTCGGCGATGGCCCGGGCGCCGTTCTCCACCCGCGCCAACGACAGCAGTTGGTTGGCCAGATGGGTGAGCCGATCGGTGCCCTGGGCCGCCGCCTCCAGAGTCTTGCGCCACTCCTCTGGCTCCCGTGAGCGCAAGCCCAGTTCGACCCGCGCCTTGAGCGCCGCCAGCGGCGTGCGCAGCTCATGGGCGGCATCGGCGATGAACTGCGCCTGGCGCTCGAACTGGCCACGCAGGCGCTCGGTGAAATGGTTGAGGGCACGCACCAGCGGCCCCAGTTCGCGCTGCACCTGCACTACAGGCAAGGCGCGCAGGTCGTCCGGCTGGCGCTCCTCCACCGCCGTGCGCAAGCGCTCCAGCGGGCGCAGCGCGGCGCTCACCGCGAACCACACCATCACCAGCGCGCCGAAGGCCAGCATCCCCAGGCGCAGCAGGGTGTCGGCCATCAGCCCGCGAGCCATGCGCACCCGCGCCTCCTCGGTCTCGGCCACGCGGATCTCGGCCATGCCGTTCATGTTCGGTTCGCTCACCGCCTTGAGCAGACTGACCACGCGCACGTCCTGGCCCAGGTAGGTGGCGTTGTAGAAGCGCGCCAGCGCCGGGTAGTCGTCGGTGCGTGGTGTGCCTGGTGGCGGGGGCGGCAGGTTCTCGTAGCCGGAAATCAGCTTCTGGTGGATGTCCAGCACCTGGTAGTAGATGCGCCCGGCACTGTCGTAGGCGAAGGTGTCCAGGGCCACGTAGGGCACATCGGCGCTGAGGGTGCCGTCGCGCTGCGACAAGCCGGCGGCAATGGTCCGCGCCGACGCCAGCAAGGTCCGGTCATAGGCGGTGTCGGCAGCTTCGCGGCCATTCCAGTAAGCGCTCAGGCCGCTGGCCAGCATCAGCACCACCAGCAGCAACGCCAGGTTGCCCAGCAAGCGCCCGCGCAGGCTGCCGTTGTCACGCATCGCGGTGCTCGAGCAGGTAACCCAGGCCACGGAAGGTGACGATGGCCACCGGGTGGCCGTCGAGCTTCTTGCGCAGGCGGTGGATGTAGATCTCGATGGCGTCGGGGCTGGCCTCCTCGTCGAGGCCGAACACCTGGGCCGCCAGCTGCTCCTTGCTCATCACCCGGCCGGGGCGGGCAATCAGTGCCTCGAGCACGCTCTGTTCGCGCTGGGTCAAGGTCAGCGGCTCGCCGTCCAGGCCGAAGCGCCGGGTATCCAGGTCGTAGACCAGCGGGCCGCAGCGTTGCTGGCGTTCGCCACCGAGCACGCTGCGCCGCAGCAGGGCCTTGACCCGCGCTTCCAGCTCGGTCAGTTCGAAGGGTTTGGCCAGGTAGTCATCGGCGCCGAGATTCAGCCCGTGTACCCGATCCTTCACATCGCTGCGCGCGGTGAGCATCAGCACCGGCAAGGTCTTGCCGCGCCCGCGCAGGCGCGCCAGCACTTCGAAGCCGTCCATGCGTGGCAGGCCGACATCCAGCACCGCCACGGCATAGTCCTCGCTGGCCAGGGCCAGGTCGGCGGCCACGCCGTCATGCAGCACGTCCACGGTCAGGCCCTGGCTCTTGAGGGCCTGGGCCACGCTTTCGGCCAGTTGCAGATGGTCTTCGACCAGCAGCACACGCATCGGATTCTCCCTGTTCGGCTGGGCTTTTTGCGCGGAGTGTAACCCCGTGGCGGGTGCTGTGAAGCCCTCGCCGGAAACCTTTCACGCTGAAAGGTTAGCGAAAGGTTGGTTGCCTAGCATCGCACCACGGTCGCCCCGCGCGCCGCAAAAAGCACCAGCAAGGTGCAAACACATAAGAACAATAAATGGAGTCACCGACGATGCTGTCCACGCAGCCGCAGGCGTACGCGCCTATCCGTTCCCTCGCCGCCCGACCTTCCGCCCTCGCCAGCGCCTTCGCCCTTGCCGGTGTCGCGCCCATGAGCCAGGCCGCCTTCTTCGAAGACAGCACGGCCACCTTCGAAACCCGCAACATGTACTTCAACCGCGACTTCCGCGACGGTACCAGCACGCAGCAATCCAAGCGCGACGAATGGGCCCAGGGGTTCATGCTCAACTTCGAGTCCGGCTATACCGAAGGCACCGTGGGCTTCGGCCTGGACGCGCTGGGCATGCTCGGGGTCAAGCTCGACTCCAGCAAGGACCGCACCGACACCGGCCTGCTGCCGACCCACGACAACGGCAAGGCTGCCGACGAATACTCCAAGCTCGGCCTGACCGGCAAGGTCAAGGTCTCGCAGACCGAATTGAAGGTCGGCACGTTGATTCCCGAGCTGCCCACGCTGCAGCCCAACGACGGGCGCATCCTGCCGCAGACCTTCGAAGGCGGCCTGGTCACCTCGAAGGAGATCAAAGGCCTGACCTTCACCGGCGCCCGCCTGGAAAAAGCCAAGGACCGCAACGACACCAACTGGGAAGACCTGGCCCTCAACAACAAGAACAGTCGCTTCGGCGGCACCTTCAGCGCCGACCATTTCGACACCGGCGGCCTGGACTACCAGTTCACCGACCGCATCACCGGCAGCTACCACTTCGCCCAGCTCGACGACATCTACCGCCAGCACTTCATCGGCATGCTCGCCACCCAGCCCTGGGGCCCGGGCACCCTGGGCGCCGACCTGCGCCTGGCGATCAGCGACGATGCCGGCGCGGCCAAGGCCGGCAAGATCGACAACACCACCTTCAACGGCATGCTCAGCTACACCTTGGGCGGGCACAAGGTCAGCGGCGCCTGGCAACAGCTCTCCGGCGACAGCGCGTTCCCCTACGTCGACGGCGCCGACCCCTACCTGGTCAACTTCGTCCAGATCAACGACTTCGCAGGCGCCGACGAGCGCTCCTGGCAAGCGCGCTACGACTACAACTTCGCCGCCCTCGGCATCCCCGGCCTGACCTTCATGACCCGCTACATCAGCGGCGACAACGTCAGCCGCGCCGCCGGCGGCGAGGGCAAGGAGTGGGAACGCAACACCGAACTGAAGTACGTGGTACAAAGCGGCCCGTTGAAGAACGTCGCCGTGCGCCTGCGCAACGCCACCTTCCGCTCCAACTTCGCCCGCGACGCGGACGAGGTGCGGCTGCTGGTGAGCTACAGCGTGGCTCTGTGGTAACCCATAACAACAACGCTCACGGAGATAGACGATGACTTTTTCACTGCGCCGCCTCGTCCTGGCCACCGGTTGCCTGCTGCTGGCCGGCAACGCCCTGGCCGCCGAACCCAAACGCCCCGAATGCATCGCCCCGGCCTCGCCCGGCGGCGGTTTCGACCTGACCTGCAAGCTGGTGCAAAGCGCCCTGGTCAACGAGAAGATCCTCAGCAAGCCCATGCGCGTGACCTACATGCCCGGCGGTGTCGGCGCGGTGGCCTACAACGCCGTGGTCGCCCAGCGCCCGGCCGATGCCGGCACGCTGGTGGCCTGGTCCAGCGGTTCGTTGCTGAACCTGGCCCAGGGCAAGTTCGGCCGTTTCGACGAGAACGCAGTGAAATGGTTGGCGGCGGTCGGCACCAGCTATGGCGCCATCGCGGTGAAGAGCGACTCGCCCTACAAGACCCTCGATGACCTGGTCGCAGCCCTGAAGAAGGATCCGAGCAAGGTGGTGATCGGCTCCGGCGGCACCGTCGGCAGCCAGGACTGGATGCAGACCGCGCTGATCGCCAAGGCCGCCGGCATCAACCCACGCGACCTGCGCTACGTGGCCCTGGAAGGCGGCGGCGAGATCGCCACCGCGCTGCTCGGCGGGCATATCCAGGTGGGCTCCACCGACATTTCCGACTCCATGCCGCACATCCAGAGCGGCAACATGCGCATCCTCGCGGTGTTCTCCGAAAAACGCCTGGACGAGCCGGAGATGAAAGACATTCCCACCGCCAAGGAGCAGGGCTACGACATCGTCTGGCCGGTGGTGCGCGGGTTCTACCTCGGGCCGAAGGTCAGCGACGAGGACTACGCCTGGTGGAAGGCCTCGTTCGACAAGCTGCTGGCGTCGGAAGACTTCGCCAAGCTGCGTGACCAGCGCGAGCTGTTCCCGTTCGCCATGACCGGCGAGGAGCTGGACGGCTATGTGAAGAAGCAGGTGGCGGACTACAAGGCGCTGGCCCGGGAATTCGGCCTGATCCAGTAAGCCATGCAGCCTGTACTGGCCTCATCGCCGGCAAGCCGGCTCCCACAGGGCCTGCGCTAGGTTCTGAAGCGGCGGATGCCCTGTGGGAGCTGGCTTGCCAGCGATACGGCCAGCACAGATCCCGAGTTGTGCTTCGGCAATCCTTTTCGAGGATTTCTACATGATCCTGCAACGCCTCTTCGCCCTCGTCCTGCTGGCGCTGTGCGTCGTGCTGGCGGTGATGGCCTGGCCCTATCAAGCCGCCTTCTCCTACGAACCGGTGGGCCCGCGCGCCTACCCGCTGCTGATGCTCGGCCTGATGAGCCTGGGCCTGCTGTACCTGGCGATCCGTCCCACGCCGATCGTGCGCAAGGACGACGAACCTGAACTGGACCGCGAAACCCTGATCAAGGTCGCCGCCTGCGTCGGCCTGCTGCTGGTCTTCGCCAGCACCTTCGAGGCCCTGGGCTTCATCCTCAGCGCCACGCTGGTCGGTGTCCCCATGGCCCGCCTGTACGGTGGCCGCTGGCTGCACAGCGTCATCGTGGTGGTGGGTATGAGCATCTTCCTCTACTGGCTGTTCGACCGGGTGATGGACGTCCCCCTGCCCCTCGGCCTGCTCGACGTACTGGAGAACTGACACATGGATACCTTGAGCTACCTGGGCCAGGGCTTCGGCGTTGCCTTGAGCCCGTACAACCTGGTCACCGCCCTGACCGGCACCCTGATCGGCACCGTGGTCGGCCTGCTGCCGGGCCTGGGCCCGATCAACGGCGTGGCCCTGCTGATCCCCATCGCCTTCGCCCTCGGCCTGCCGCCGGAGTCGGCGCTGATCCTGCTGGCCGCCGTGTACCTGGGCTGCGAGTACGGCGGGCGGATCAGTTCGATCCTGCTGAACATTCCGGGCGAAGCCTCCACCGTGATGACCACCCTCGACGGCTACCCCATGGCTCGCCAGGGCCTGGCCGGCGTGGCCCTGTCGCTGTCGGCCTGGAGCTCGTTCATCGGTGCCTTCATCGCCACCTGCGGCATGGTGCTGTTCGCCCCGCTGCTGGCGAAATGGGCAATCGCCTTCGGCCCGGCGGAGTACTTCGTGCTGATGGTGTTCGCCATCGTCGCCCTCGGCGGCATGGCCGGCGACAAGCCACTGAAGACGTTCATCGCGGCGCTGATCGGCCTGTTCCTCTCGGCGGTGGGCATCGACGCCAACAGCGGCGTGTACCGTTTCACCGGTGACAGCGTGCATCTGGCCGACGGCATCCAGTTCGTGGTGCTGGTGCTGGGGCTGTTCTCGATCAGCGAGATCCTCCTGCTGCTTGAAAAGACCCATCACGGCCATGTGGCGGTCAAGGCCACCGGACGCATGCTGTTCAATCTCAAGGAAGCGGCGTCGGTATTCTTCGTCAACGTCCGCTGCGGCTTGCTGGGCTTCTTCATGGGCGTGTTGCCGGGCGCTGGCGCGACCCTGGCCAGTGCCGTGGCCTACATGACCGAGAAGCGCATCGCCGGCGAAAAAGGCAAGTTCGGCAAGGGCGACGCCCGCGGCCTGGCTGCCCCGGAAACCGCCATCGGCGCCTC
This sequence is a window from Pseudomonas maumuensis. Protein-coding genes within it:
- a CDS encoding protein YgfX, producing MSSPSDCFECRWQGSRLLLAAYLACLALALIAGVVVALPGWLKGLLVIACLAHACWAIPRRILLSHPDAITGLRREPRGWHIYSRARGWQPARLCRDSVALPAVVVLRFVRKGQWFSQSQCIPKDALAQEQHRRLRVRLKFSRRRWAAPA
- a CDS encoding succinate dehydrogenase assembly factor 2, whose protein sequence is MVEQTELNRLFWHSRRGMLELDVLLVPFTQEVYPSLSEADRELYRRLLTCEDQDMFGWFMERTESEDPELQRMVRIILDRVQPK
- the ygfZ gene encoding CAF17-like 4Fe-4S cluster assembly/insertion protein YgfZ translates to MADSAFFCSLSHEGILAVRGSDAGKFLQGQLTCNISYLSEAHASLGARCMVKGRMQSSFRILPEGNGYLLAMASELLEAQLADLKKYAVFSKATLSDDSAAWARFGLQDGDAAQQALSLSVADEAGATARHDGLIAIRASAGRVELWAPAERASAVREALAAALPEGTLNDWLLGQVRAGIGQVMGPTRELFIPQMINLQAVDGVSFKKGCYTGQEIVARMQYLGKLKRRQYRLALAETAVPEPGAEIFSPTHGSSVGEVVIAASSGSAVELLAVLSADAVADDNLHLGSLEGPRLTLLDLPYELDRDREIQR
- a CDS encoding HDOD domain-containing protein yields the protein MNKLAEKVQAQLLAAIDRDDLVLPTLPEVALSIREAAEDSEISVSALSKVIGRDAALSARLIKVVNSPLLRAAVEVTDLHTAITRLGINYSCNLAIGLVIEQIFHARAPAVEHKLRDIWANSLDVAGISYELCRRYTQLKPDQATLGGLVHQIGALPVLIYAEEHNELLSDPICLHFVIEQIQPVLGDKILSAWEFPEQLVNLPSQVQDLDRRTDQIDYIDIVQIARCISQRERSRPLAALPAYRHLGLPYGTELDIAELLDARSMLR
- a CDS encoding sensor histidine kinase; its protein translation is MRDNGSLRGRLLGNLALLLVVLMLASGLSAYWNGREAADTAYDRTLLASARTIAAGLSQRDGTLSADVPYVALDTFAYDSAGRIYYQVLDIHQKLISGYENLPPPPPGTPRTDDYPALARFYNATYLGQDVRVVSLLKAVSEPNMNGMAEIRVAETEEARVRMARGLMADTLLRLGMLAFGALVMVWFAVSAALRPLERLRTAVEERQPDDLRALPVVQVQRELGPLVRALNHFTERLRGQFERQAQFIADAAHELRTPLAALKARVELGLRSREPEEWRKTLEAAAQGTDRLTHLANQLLSLARVENGARAIAEGGAQRLDLSQLARELGMAMAPLAHARGVALALEAEAPVWLKGEPTLLNELLSNLVDNALAHTPPGGDVVLRVLAPAVLEVEDDGPGIPEDERERVFERFYRRSAQGSGLGLAIVGEICRAHLAQISLHDGERGGLKVRVSFIAD
- a CDS encoding response regulator produces the protein MRVLLVEDHLQLAESVAQALKSQGLTVDVLHDGVAADLALASEDYAVAVLDVGLPRMDGFEVLARLRGRGKTLPVLMLTARSDVKDRVHGLNLGADDYLAKPFELTELEARVKALLRRSVLGGERQQRCGPLVYDLDTRRFGLDGEPLTLTQREQSVLEALIARPGRVMSKEQLAAQVFGLDEEASPDAIEIYIHRLRKKLDGHPVAIVTFRGLGYLLEHRDA
- a CDS encoding OprD family porin encodes the protein MLSTQPQAYAPIRSLAARPSALASAFALAGVAPMSQAAFFEDSTATFETRNMYFNRDFRDGTSTQQSKRDEWAQGFMLNFESGYTEGTVGFGLDALGMLGVKLDSSKDRTDTGLLPTHDNGKAADEYSKLGLTGKVKVSQTELKVGTLIPELPTLQPNDGRILPQTFEGGLVTSKEIKGLTFTGARLEKAKDRNDTNWEDLALNNKNSRFGGTFSADHFDTGGLDYQFTDRITGSYHFAQLDDIYRQHFIGMLATQPWGPGTLGADLRLAISDDAGAAKAGKIDNTTFNGMLSYTLGGHKVSGAWQQLSGDSAFPYVDGADPYLVNFVQINDFAGADERSWQARYDYNFAALGIPGLTFMTRYISGDNVSRAAGGEGKEWERNTELKYVVQSGPLKNVAVRLRNATFRSNFARDADEVRLLVSYSVALW
- a CDS encoding Bug family tripartite tricarboxylate transporter substrate binding protein; protein product: MTFSLRRLVLATGCLLLAGNALAAEPKRPECIAPASPGGGFDLTCKLVQSALVNEKILSKPMRVTYMPGGVGAVAYNAVVAQRPADAGTLVAWSSGSLLNLAQGKFGRFDENAVKWLAAVGTSYGAIAVKSDSPYKTLDDLVAALKKDPSKVVIGSGGTVGSQDWMQTALIAKAAGINPRDLRYVALEGGGEIATALLGGHIQVGSTDISDSMPHIQSGNMRILAVFSEKRLDEPEMKDIPTAKEQGYDIVWPVVRGFYLGPKVSDEDYAWWKASFDKLLASEDFAKLRDQRELFPFAMTGEELDGYVKKQVADYKALAREFGLIQ
- a CDS encoding tripartite tricarboxylate transporter TctB family protein, whose translation is MILQRLFALVLLALCVVLAVMAWPYQAAFSYEPVGPRAYPLLMLGLMSLGLLYLAIRPTPIVRKDDEPELDRETLIKVAACVGLLLVFASTFEALGFILSATLVGVPMARLYGGRWLHSVIVVVGMSIFLYWLFDRVMDVPLPLGLLDVLEN
- a CDS encoding tripartite tricarboxylate transporter permease, coding for MDTLSYLGQGFGVALSPYNLVTALTGTLIGTVVGLLPGLGPINGVALLIPIAFALGLPPESALILLAAVYLGCEYGGRISSILLNIPGEASTVMTTLDGYPMARQGLAGVALSLSAWSSFIGAFIATCGMVLFAPLLAKWAIAFGPAEYFVLMVFAIVALGGMAGDKPLKTFIAALIGLFLSAVGIDANSGVYRFTGDSVHLADGIQFVVLVLGLFSISEILLLLEKTHHGHVAVKATGRMLFNLKEAASVFFVNVRCGLLGFFMGVLPGAGATLASAVAYMTEKRIAGEKGKFGKGDARGLAAPETAIGASCCGALVPMLTLGVPGSGTTAVMIGALTLYNITPGPLLFEQQPDIVWGLIASLFIANIMLVILNIPMIRIFTRILAVPNWALVPVIAIITAIGVYAVHATTFDLFLMVGIGIMGYILRKLDFPLSPILLGFILGGLMEQNLRRALSISNGELGILWSSPISMGVWVLVVCMLSLPLLRIWRKRALQRRAMADA